One genomic window of Pseudoxanthomonas sp. includes the following:
- a CDS encoding MFS transporter, producing the protein MVVGVDAGRTGKVRWVLLGLLFLSTVINYLDRQALSILATTIQADLDMSDLEYARVVQVFLLAYAFAYVLAGRVTDWLGSKVALVLFIGWWSLANIATGMVRSSVELGAARFALGLGEPGNYTVGTKVVSEQFPASERGLALGLYTAGAMIGATVAPPLIGGIALVYGWRSAFWITGVVGLLWIVAWWFAYPKPSPQAAAQPKPSMKGVWGKLARTPAVWALVASRAVADPVWYFYLFWFPKYLGDARGMSLATIASLAWIVYVTADIGSVGGGAISGALVRRGRTPVRARLVTMTGAAVLAPVGIFITLHPSIPVLFALACLVTFAHLVYQINLTSLVVDIFPSRYIASVAGLIGCGSALGGMLSAQVVGMLVSDHAFDRTFVLMAFLHPIAVLLAWTALRLARRSPLSLVYDGPAQPTHSA; encoded by the coding sequence ATGGTCGTGGGTGTCGATGCGGGCAGGACAGGCAAGGTGCGTTGGGTCCTGCTGGGCCTGTTGTTCCTTTCGACGGTCATCAACTATCTGGATCGCCAGGCACTGTCGATCCTGGCCACCACCATCCAGGCCGACCTGGATATGTCCGATCTGGAGTACGCGCGGGTCGTCCAGGTGTTCCTGCTGGCGTATGCGTTTGCCTACGTGCTTGCGGGGCGCGTGACCGACTGGCTGGGCTCGAAGGTTGCACTGGTGCTCTTCATTGGCTGGTGGTCACTGGCCAACATCGCCACGGGGATGGTGCGCAGTTCGGTGGAGTTGGGCGCGGCACGGTTCGCGCTTGGACTGGGCGAGCCGGGGAACTACACCGTCGGCACCAAGGTGGTGTCCGAACAGTTTCCGGCGAGTGAGCGCGGGCTGGCCCTTGGCCTGTACACCGCGGGCGCCATGATTGGCGCCACCGTGGCGCCACCGCTGATTGGTGGCATCGCGCTGGTCTACGGTTGGCGCAGTGCGTTCTGGATTACCGGTGTCGTCGGGTTGCTGTGGATCGTGGCCTGGTGGTTCGCCTATCCCAAGCCGTCACCGCAGGCAGCGGCGCAACCCAAGCCGTCCATGAAAGGCGTCTGGGGCAAGCTGGCGCGCACGCCAGCGGTGTGGGCCCTGGTGGCATCGCGGGCCGTGGCCGATCCGGTCTGGTATTTCTACCTGTTCTGGTTTCCAAAATACCTGGGAGATGCGCGCGGCATGAGCCTGGCGACGATCGCGTCGCTGGCCTGGATCGTGTATGTGACCGCAGACATCGGCAGCGTGGGCGGTGGCGCGATCTCCGGCGCACTGGTGCGCCGCGGCCGCACGCCGGTGCGTGCGCGCCTGGTCACCATGACCGGCGCGGCGGTGCTGGCACCGGTCGGGATCTTCATCACCCTGCATCCTTCAATCCCGGTGTTGTTCGCCCTGGCCTGCCTGGTGACCTTTGCCCACCTGGTCTATCAGATCAACCTGACATCGCTGGTCGTGGATATCTTCCCCTCGCGCTACATCGCATCGGTCGCGGGCCTGATTGGCTGCGGCAGTGCGCTGGGCGGCATGCTCTCGGCGCAGGTGGTTGGCATGCTGGTGTCAGACCATGCCTTTGATCGCACCTTCGTGCTGATGGCCTTCCTGCATCCGATTGCCGTGCTGCTGGCGTGGACGGCGCTGCGTCTGGCGCGGCGCTCGCCCTTGTCGCTGGTTTACGACGGGCCGGCTCAGCCGACCCATTCGGCGTGA
- a CDS encoding helix-turn-helix domain-containing protein, translating into MRTKPNAQPNQSLIDGIATLQALASSAEPIGCRELARQLDANPTRVNRLLKTLAYLGIARQTSDRKYTPGPGMHVLAAQSLFASGLIRRALPVLEHLRRFGHTVALGVLWNDSVSYLFHAPPGIEAARGLGRIGLLPATTSGIGIVLLSQLADEEVRDIYQDREIPMFPQGIEQLLATLAATRGQGYARVHVADERDHHIVAIAMGDPVHAGIAMSGWIPEAATAELVAALREAAKEIG; encoded by the coding sequence ATGCGTACCAAGCCCAATGCACAGCCGAACCAGAGTCTGATTGACGGAATCGCGACCCTGCAGGCGCTGGCGTCTTCCGCCGAGCCCATAGGTTGCCGTGAGCTGGCACGGCAGCTGGATGCGAATCCAACCCGGGTGAATCGCCTGCTGAAGACGCTGGCGTACCTGGGCATCGCGCGCCAGACTTCGGACCGCAAATACACGCCCGGTCCGGGCATGCATGTGCTGGCGGCCCAGAGCCTGTTCGCCTCCGGCCTGATCCGGCGGGCGCTTCCGGTGCTGGAGCATCTGCGCCGCTTCGGCCATACCGTGGCCCTGGGCGTGCTCTGGAATGACAGCGTCAGCTATCTGTTCCATGCGCCGCCCGGGATCGAGGCCGCGCGCGGCCTGGGGCGCATCGGGCTGCTGCCGGCGACCACCAGCGGCATCGGCATCGTCCTGCTGTCCCAGCTTGCTGACGAGGAAGTGCGCGACATCTACCAGGACCGCGAGATTCCGATGTTCCCGCAGGGCATCGAGCAGCTGCTGGCAACGCTTGCGGCCACGCGCGGGCAGGGGTATGCACGGGTCCATGTCGCGGACGAACGTGACCACCACATCGTCGCCATCGCCATGGGTGATCCCGTGCATGCAGGCATCGCCATGTCCGGCTGGATTCCGGAAGCGGCCACGGCGGAACTGGTTGCAGCCCTGCGCGAAGCGGCGAAGGAAATCGGCTGA
- the tssA gene encoding type VI secretion system protein TssA — MSIVDLESLLEPLATDVPCGPDLEYDNEFLALERKATVRAEQVVGESVIEAEEPDWVSVETHGLAVLSRSRDLRVAMRVAAAWTRLRGIAGWADGMALIHGLLDRYWETVHPQLDAEDDDDPTARVNAVIGLADPLGQLGLLRTAPFVQSPRMGRFSLRDLRLATGVLNAAAGSAVPALTEIEACCMDCDLVALEQTLQALRAARQDVAGIDQIFLDRIGTLGPDLKLLLSDLRDLEAFVARQWGARTGQSGASGEGEAGEFASSDSAVGTAVQVVVPGRINGAADVLRRIDEICEYYARSEPSSPVPLVLKRARRLVGMNFADLLRDLAPGGVDELERVSGRLDEA, encoded by the coding sequence ATGAGCATCGTTGACCTGGAAAGCCTGCTTGAGCCGCTCGCCACGGATGTGCCCTGCGGCCCGGATCTGGAATATGACAACGAGTTCCTCGCGCTGGAGCGCAAGGCCACCGTGCGTGCCGAGCAAGTGGTGGGCGAAAGCGTGATTGAGGCCGAGGAGCCGGACTGGGTTTCAGTGGAAACGCACGGTTTGGCCGTGCTGTCCCGTTCGCGGGACCTGCGCGTGGCCATGCGCGTGGCCGCGGCTTGGACGCGCCTGCGCGGCATTGCCGGTTGGGCAGACGGAATGGCCTTGATCCACGGATTGCTGGATCGGTACTGGGAGACAGTGCATCCGCAGCTCGATGCCGAGGATGACGACGACCCTACTGCTCGCGTCAATGCGGTGATCGGATTGGCGGATCCGCTGGGGCAGCTGGGCTTGTTGAGGACCGCGCCGTTCGTGCAATCCCCGCGGATGGGGCGATTCAGCCTGCGCGACTTGCGCCTGGCGACCGGTGTCCTCAATGCCGCTGCCGGAAGTGCGGTGCCAGCCTTGACCGAGATCGAAGCCTGCTGCATGGATTGCGACCTGGTTGCGTTGGAGCAGACGTTGCAGGCATTGCGGGCTGCACGACAGGATGTTGCGGGCATCGACCAGATCTTCCTGGACAGGATCGGGACGCTTGGTCCGGATCTGAAATTGCTGCTGTCTGACCTGCGTGATCTCGAAGCGTTCGTGGCCCGTCAGTGGGGCGCGCGTACCGGGCAAAGCGGCGCATCTGGAGAGGGCGAAGCGGGGGAGTTCGCGTCATCGGATTCGGCGGTCGGTACGGCGGTCCAGGTCGTTGTGCCGGGCAGGATCAACGGGGCGGCCGACGTGCTGCGTCGAATCGACGAGATCTGCGAGTACTACGCCCGGAGCGAGCCATCCAGTCCGGTTCCGTTGGTGCTCAAGCGGGCGCGGCGGTTGGTCGGAATGAACTTTGCGGACTTGCTGCGGGATCTGGCTCCGGGAGGCGTAGACGAACTGGAGCGTGTCTCGGGGCGGCTCGATGAGGCGTGA